In Bacillus weihaiensis, the genomic stretch TCCTCTATCTGTTGCTGTAGTTGAGATGTGTCTATCTTCAAAATCAAACTCTGCTTATAAGGCATTAGATAAGGCGATTCAAGACATACGAATTGGAAATGTTGGAGATATACCTAAACACTTAAGAGATGGACATTATGCGGGATCTAGGGCGCTTGGTCATGTGGGATATAAGTATCCACATGATTATCCTATTGGCACATTCGGAGGTTGGATACACCAACAGTACTTACCCGACAACCTTAAAGATTCGAAGTACTATCAACCGATTGAGGCTGGTGAAGAAAAACGTCTTTCAGGAATTTATCAGAAGCTTGAACAATTCAAAAAGAACTCAACTTCTTAGAAGGTGTTACAAAGAGTTCGCATAGAAATTGTTAGTGAGATCAATGGTGGCGGAATTTACACTTATGTACAGGGTATTTTCGCTTCGTATTGGGTGAGTACCTCTGTTCTTCCTTACCGGAGTATCGTGTGAAAATAACTCTATTTTCTTCCATTTTTATTGATTAGCAACAAAGCTTATGAAAAGATTTTTATAAACTAGTATTTCCAAGCTGTATTGTCGGTTATAAGTGCTTTCTTGTTTTATAATATGCTATAATGGCACATGAAGTTAAAGCAAAACTAATTGATTTTTCGTCCGGTATCAGTTAGAATACATTCTTTCTTTAGCATGGGGGCTAATATGAAGAGGAACAAAGACGTGGTTAAGAATTTACTGAGATGGATCATTTTTTTCGTTGGGCTCCTCATCATGTCTTTAGGAATTGTCCTTACAATAAAAGCTGATTTAGGAGTATCCTCTTGGGATGTTCTCCATATTGGATTATATTATCAATTCGGCTTAACAATTGGTTCATGGACCATCATTATGGGTGGACTCGTGCTATTAGGTGCGACCATTTTAATGAAAAAAAGACCACAACTTGGTGCTTTTATTAATATGCTAACAATTGGAATTTTTATAGATATGTTTCTTTTTTTACCATTTCTTCAAACACCGAAGTCATTCTTTGGTCAGCTTATCATGTTAGTTGTAGGAGTTGTCATATTAGGATATGGCATGGGGTTATATATATCAGCTAAATGCGGAGCTGGACCTAGGGATAGTTTAATGATTGCACTGGTAGATAAGACAGGAAAATCAATATCTAGTATAAGAGGAACGCTTGAAATCATTGTCTTAGCTGTAGGGTGGTTACTTGGTGGGCCTGTTTTCATCGGAACAATTGTAACCACTTTATCACTAGGCTATATCGCTGGAATCATGATTCCTTTTTGTGAAAGAACAACGAATCATTTATTTTTAAAGCTATTTGAGCCGAATAACACGGTACATGAAACCTATCTAGATAAAAGAGCTTAAGGGGGATATTATGAAAATATCAACAAAAGGACGCTACGGATTAACTATCATGATTGAGCTTGCAAAGAAGCATGGGGAAGGACCTACTTCATTAAAGAGCATTGCTCAAGCACATAACTTATCTGAACATTACTTGGAGCAGTTAATTGCTCCTTTAAGGAATGCGAGACTTGTGAAAAGTATTCGTGGGGCGTATGGTGGGTATATTTTAGGAGATGAACCTGAAAATATAACATCAGGAGATATTATTCGTGTCTTAGAAGGACCAATTAGTCCTGTTGAGGTGCTAGAGGATGAAGAACCTGCTAAGAGAGAGCTGTGGATTCGTATTCGTGATGCGGTAAAGGACGTTCTTGATAATACCACACTAGAGGATCTTGCAAACCATAAAGATGGAGATCAAGAGCCTTATATGTTTTATATTTAATAATCAGCCGTATACGTATAGATACTTTGTTTCTTAGATTCAATTCTAACATCTAATCCTTACGTACACGTTTTTCTTAAATCTCAACAATAATTTAACAGTCTTTTATATGAATGATGTCTATATATTTACCCATTCATATTTAATAGTAGTATCGTATAAAAAAGAGTCTAAAAACAATCGAGTCTTTTATAGAAAGAAGGCCTGTGAATGAAACGTATTTATCTTGACCATGCTGCTACTTCTCCTATGCACCCTGAAGTAGCGGAAAAAATGCTTGTGTTAATGAAAGAATCATTCGGAAATCCTTCAAGCATTCATTCATTTGGGAGAGACGCTAGAAGAATACTTGATGAATCAAGGAGAAGCCTTGCAAAGTCAATTGGTGCAAAACCTTCTGAGCTTATCTTTACAAGCGGCGGCACGGAAGCCGATAATTTAGCCGTTATAGGAACAGCCTTTGCTAATAAAACACTAGGAAATCATATTATCACAACAGAAATAGAGCATCATGCTGTTCTGCATGCATGTAAGTTTCTTGAAAAAAATGGGTTTAATGTTACCTATTTACCGGTTGATAAAAGTGGCTATATTTCGGTAGAGCAAGTAAAATCTAATCTAACGGATCAAACCATTCTAGTTTCCGTTATGTATGGTAATAATGAAGTTGGTACAATTCAGCCTATTAAAGAGATTGGTGAGGTTTTAAAAGACCACCAGGCTTATTTCCATACAGATGCGGTTCAAGCCTATGGTATAGAGAGATTACATGTTGGGGAATTAGGCGTTGATTTATTAACAGCTTCCTCCCACAAAATCAACGGGCCTAAGGGTGTAGGGTTTCTTTATGTAAGATCTGGTATTAGCTTACAACCTTCCTTATATGGTGGTGAACAGGAACTAAAACGTAGAGCTGGAACAGAAAATGTACCAGGAATTTATGGATTTAGTTTAGCGGCTTCCCTTTCAATTAAGGAGCCTAGCCAAAAACAAGAATTTTATCAACAGTGTAAAGACATTATGATAAGCGTATTTAAGGAACAACACCTTGATTATGACGTGAATAGCCCTTCTCAAGGTTTAGCACATGTGTTGAATGTGTATTTTCCAAACACACATATTGAATCACTTTTAGTGAATTTAGATATATCTGGTATTGCAGCATCAAGTGGATCCGCATGTACAGCTGGTTCTGTTGATCCTTCTCATGTCTTAGTGAGTATGTTCGGAAAAGATTCGGATCGGCTGACTTCATCCGTTCGTTTTAGTTTTGGGTATGGGACAACGCTTGAGGATGTTCGTTATGCAGCAAATGAAATTTCAAAGATAGTAAAGAGAGTAACAGCTTAGAGTAACTTGGAGGTGAAAAGGATGAATAGAGATCCTAAAGATATACGGGTTGTTGTAGGAATGTCGGGTGGAGTTGACTCATCCGTCGCAGCATTACGTTTGAAGGAACAAGGCTATGATGTCATCGGTATCTTCATGAAAAATTGGGATGATACGGATGAGAATGGTGTGTGTACAGCAACCGAAGATTATAATGATGTGATAGAAGTTTGTAATCAAATTGGAATTCCTTATTATGCGGTGAATTTCGAAAAACAATACTGGGAAAAGGTGTTTACTTATTTCCTAGATGAATATAAAGCAGGTAGAACACCGAATCCGGATGTTATGTGTAATAAAGAAATAAAGTTCAAGGCATTTCTCGAGCATGCAATGTCATTGGGAGCAGATTATTTAGCTACAGGACATTATGCACAAGTAGAGTATCGTGATGGGGAATATAAAATGCTTCGAGGCGTTGATGATAATAAAGATCAAACGTATTTCTTAAATCAACTTGGTCAAGAGCAATTATCAAAAGTTATGTTCCCATTAGGCGATATAGAGAAACCAAAAGTACGTGAAATCGCCCAAAAAGCAAACTTAGCAACTGCTTCAAAGAAAGATAGTACTGGCATTTGTTTCATCGGAGAACGTAATTTTAAAGAGTTTCTAAGTGGGTATTTACCTGCTCAACCTGGTGTCATGCAAACCCTAGATGGAGAAGTGAAAGGGAAGCATGATGGTTTAATGTATTATACAATTGGACAACGTCATGGTTTAGGAATTGGTGGTAGTGGTGATCCATGGTTTGCTGTTGGGAAAGACTTAAAGAAAAATGTCTTATTTGTAGAGCAAGGCTTCCATAACGAATTACTCTATTCAGATTCGATTACGGCAACTAATATTAGCTGGGTTTCAGATGCAGCTGTTTCAAAAGTTACGTGCACAGCAAAATTTAGATACCGTCAAGCAGATAGCGAAGTGACGGTAGAAATGCTAGACGATCAAACAGCAAAGGTTACATTTAAAGAGCCTATTCGAGCTGTTACTCCTGGACAAGCTGTCGTCTTTTATGATGGAGAGGTTTGCTTAGGCGGCGGTACTATAGATGAAGTATTTAAAAACGGTGAAAAGCTATGGTATGTAGGGTAAATTAGTTTATAGAAGGGTTGACACTTTTAGTGGCGTCAGCCCTTTTATGATGTGAAGAGTTTTCTTTATTAGGTAGTAAACTAATACGATTATTTAGAAAGAAGGTACATAGATGGAACACAATCAACATGGTATAGAAGAAATGCAAAAAGGTCATTTTGAAGAAGCTGCGACGGCTTTTTCGAAGGCAATTGAAGAAAACCCGGAGGATCCTATTAGCTATATTAATTTCGGAAACTTACTTTCTGCTGTTAATGAACCAGAAAAGGCTTTAAAGTTTTATGAAAAAGCAATTGAAATCGATAAAGATGCAGCCACAGCTTTTTATGGAGCCGGTAATGTTTATTTTAATCAAGATAACTTCAATGAGGCAAAAAATATGTATGAAAAAGCATTAAAAAAGGGTCTTGATCATAGTGACGTGTATTTTATGCTTGGTATGTCCTTTATGAATCTCGAGCAAAACCGTCTTGCTTTACCATACCTTCAGCGTGCAACAGAGTTAAACTCAGAAGATACTGATGCAAAATTTCAATATGGATTATGCTTAGCGCAGCATGAAATGATAGATGAAGCGATTACTCAATTTAATGACGTTATTCAAGTAGATGAGAAACACGCTGATGCGTTTTATAATTTAGGGGTAGCACATGCGTTTAAGGAAAATCAAGAACTTGCTATTACCATGCTTGAAAAGGCTCTATCTATTCAGCCTGATCACTTGTTGGCTGGGCATGCTTTAAAGATAATTAATTCCTCTATAGAATAGTCGTATAGGCTTATATTTATCTAGAATACGAAGGGAGTAACGTTTCATGCAGGAGAGTGCAGATTTATTTGAGGAAAATGAACGTTTCGTAAAAGGGCTTGTAAAGGTTGTAATCTTTCATAATGAACAAAACCTTTACTCCGTTTTAAAAGTAAGAGTTCAAGAAACAAGTGAAGAAATAGATGATAAAGAAATAACTGTAACGGGCTATTTTCCAACCCTGCATGAAGATGAGACCTATACATTTTTTGGGTCTTTTACAAACCACCCAAAATTTGGCCTTCAGTTTCAAACAGAGCACTTTCGGAAGGAAATTCCCCAAACGAAGGAAGGGGTTATTCAATACTTATCAAGTGACCTTTTTAAAGGGATAGGGAAAAAGACAGCTGAGGCGATTGTTGATCATTTAGGTGAATCAGCGATTTCTAAAATCCTTCAAAATCCTGCTGTGTTAGACGCTATTCCTAAAGTGAAAAAAGAAAAGGCGAAACAGCTTGTAGAAGCATTAGTTTCTCATCAAGGGCTTGAGCAGGTTATGATTTCTCTCAATCAAGTAGGGTTTGGGCCACAGCTTGCCATGAAAATCTATCAAACCTATCAGGATGAAACATTATCCGTTATACAGCAGAATCCATATCAGCTTGTTCAGGATGTTGAGGGAATAGGGTTTATTCGTGCGGATGAATTAGGACAACAGATTGGGATCTCGGTAAAGAGTCCAGAAAGAATCAAAGCTGCTTGTCATTACATTATTGAACAGCTAAGTCTGCAAGATGGACATGTCTTTATTAAGCTAGAGCAATTAATTATTGAAACGAAAAAGCTACTAGATCATTCGAGTCAAGAGCGAATTGTGGAAACAGAGATTTCAAATGAAATCATTGCTTTAACGGAAGAGGGAAAAGTGATTGTGGAAGAGGATCGAGCATATTTGCCCTCACTCTTTTATGCGGAACAAGGTCTAGTTAAGAATATAAAAAGAATTCTTGATCAAACAGAGTATGAGGATCTCTTTCCAGAATCTGAATTTTTACTCTCTCTAGGGAACCTAGAAGAAAGGCTGAAGGTTCAATATGCTCCAACCCAAAAGGATGCGATTCAGAAAGCCTTAATGTCTCCGATGCTATTATTAACCGGTGGACCAGGTACTGGTAAAACAACAGTTATTAAAGGGATAGTTGAGCTTTATGCTGATTTGCATGGTTGTTCACTTGAACCTCAGGATTATAAAAAAGAAGAGCCCTTTCCAATTGTCCTTGTTGCACCAACAGGAAGAGCTGCAAAAAGAATGAGTGAAGCAACAGGTTTACCTGCTGTAACCATTCATCGTCTCCTAAAGTGGAATGGATCTGATGGTTTCGAGCATGATGAAAATAACCCTATAGCTGGAAAATTACTAATTGTTGATGAAGTTTCGATGGTGGATATTTGGATAGCGAACCAGCTATTCAAAGCAGTACCTGAAAACATGCAGGTTATTATGGTTGGTGATGAGGATCAGCTTCCTTCAGTAGGGCCCGGACAAGTTTTGCGTGATTTATTAGCTTCTTCCATGATTCCAACGGTCCGATTAACCGATATCTATCGTCAAGCCGAAGGCTCTTCTATAATTGAATTAGCCCATGAAATTAAGCATGGAACGTTACCTACGAACATTGCTGTTCCGACGTCAGACCGCTCATTTATTCAATGTTCTCAAGCACAAATGAAGGACGTAATAGAAAAGGTTATAAAAAGTGCAATTAAAAAAGGTTATACATCAAAGGATATTCAAATCTTAGCACCGATGTACAGAGGCCCAGCAGGAATTGATCAACTAAACAAACTTGTACAGGAACTGTTTAACCCGAAAGCTTCAACCAAACGAGAATTAAAGTTTGGGGACGTCGTTTATAGAAACGGTGATAAAATCCTTCAGCTTGTCAACCAACCCGATCAAAATGTCTTTAACGGAGATATTGGTGAAATTGTTTCTATTTTTTATGCAAAAGAGAATACGGAAAAAGAAGATATGATCGTCATTTCGTTTGATGGAAATGAAGTGACTTATACAAAGCAGGATTTTCACCAATTTACACATGCTTTTTGTTGTTCAATTCATAAATCTCAAGGCAGTGAGTTCCCAATTGTTATCCTGCCAATTTTAAAAAGCTACTTTAGGATGCTTCGACGTAACCTTATTTATACAGCTATTACAAGAAGTAAACGATCCTTAATTCTTTGTGGTGAAAGAGAAGCACTACAATGGGGAATTTCTAATAATGATAGTTCTGAAAGACAAACATCATTAAAACGAAAATTAAGTGGCAATGAGGAAGTAGATGAATTGCAAAAACATTTGCCGTTCCCAGTAAAGGACGCAAATATTGGAATGGAAAACATCACTCCATATGACTTTATGGTGGAAAGCTAATAAAAAATTCGAAAAGGGAGATGAGGCTCTTCATCTCTCTTTCGAATTTAGTAAGTTGAAGTTTAATGCTAGTTAATCTTTAAATTCTTCTTCTACACATGTGAAATCTTCATCAAGTTCTTCATAATCCTCTAAGGTTAAAAGCGCATGCTCCTTATGGTGGTGATCATTAGTATGACAATGTATAACGGATGGGGTAGTAGGAGGGGTTTTGCATCTGTTTTCATTTACATCACCTAGAATGGTCACATTTATCTTACCTATTTTTTCTCTAATTACGGTCGTTTGAACAACTAATATTACTTTCAATACGACAACATCATGATATCCATCACTTACTACCTGTGGAGGAATAATGGCTTCAACAAATGGATCTGTAAGCTTTAAAGAGTCACCAGGACAAGCCCCTTCGCACGTTACTTCTTCTTGAAAAAACAAGGTAATATTTTTCTGATGTTTCCCATTTACAATAAGACTGCCAAGGATACTTCCTTGTAGCACAACTAAATCTTTAATAAGTGTTCCTTTAATTGTGATACTAGAGTTATCAGGTATAAACTGAACGCTATGGCATTTTTTGTTTTTCAGAATGGTTTTGGAATGTGCTTTTAATATGGACTTTTTAGAACAGAGAACGCTTTGAATCAGGACAGCTTCAGTTGTTAAGCAATTTTCTTTTTTTGTTTCCACCCTTTTTCTCCTCCTTAAGTAAATTTCACTTCACCAGTATATGTAAAAAAAAGATCGTACTATGACAATTGATGAATATAAAAAAAACTTTTATTTTATTGGAACATACACCTCTAACAAAAAAAGAGGCTGACCCAAAAGTCTAGATTTTAGACCTTGGGTTAGCCTCTTTTCATACTTTTATCTTTTTAATTCAGTTAACGTAAAAACCGGGACGTTCCATTCCACTATCGTTCTAAAATTGTATTCATAGAAGCAAAACCCCTACGAAAACAGTCTTTTTTAAAGAATAATTAAACAACAAAAAAATCGGGTAGTCAAACTCCTGATTTTCGAACGATCAATCGGTTTCGATCTGATCGTATGAAAGACATTATCTATCAAGTCTTCTTTTCAATTGTAGAGTTACTACGTGAAAAAGGATTGGTAAAGCTGGAGCACTATTTTGTTGATGGGACTAAGATAGAAGCAAACGCAAATCAATATACATTTGTTTGGAGAAAAGCGACAGAAAAATACGAAAAAAGATTCGTGAACGTCTTCAGAGTGAAGAAGGACGAAAATTATATAGCCAACGAACATGTGATGTAGAAAGTGTATTTGGACAAATAAAACATAATCAGCAGTTCAGACGCTTTTCAATTCGTGGCCTCCAAAAAAATACGATTGAATGGGGGCTTCTTTGCGTTGCACATAACTGTAAAAAAATGCAGAAAACAATAAAAAGAACGAAAGAAAAAGAGGAAAATGGAAACCAATAAGGGGAAGGAATCCCTCTTTTTTCATTAAAAAAGCCTAATTATTTGTTTCTACACGAAAGATAAAGAAAGGGTGCTCAAAAGGTCGTTATTTAACAACCTTTTGAGTCACCCTCTCTTTTCTTACACATCATTTTATCGCAGATAATGAGTAATAACCGTTAATTTCCGTTAAAGAATGTTACCGTTCTAGCAGTAGGTGAGGTTGGTTGGAATGTAGTGCAGCGATCTTGATTAATATCACCTAATACAGTTACGCCAGCTTGAACTAATTTCTCACGAGATACAGTAATTTGTGTGCGGATGATAACTTTAAAAGTGATAAAGCCAAGTGAAGCAACATCTCCAACTGTTAATCCTGGAGTAATTACTGGTGTTAATACTGCTTCAATTACAGGTACAGTTTCTTGTAAGTCATCTCCAGGGCATGCTCCCGGACAATCTGTTTCAGCTTGGAATGGTAAGTTTAATGATACAGAGATTGGTA encodes the following:
- the mnmA gene encoding tRNA 2-thiouridine(34) synthase MnmA, with amino-acid sequence MNRDPKDIRVVVGMSGGVDSSVAALRLKEQGYDVIGIFMKNWDDTDENGVCTATEDYNDVIEVCNQIGIPYYAVNFEKQYWEKVFTYFLDEYKAGRTPNPDVMCNKEIKFKAFLEHAMSLGADYLATGHYAQVEYRDGEYKMLRGVDDNKDQTYFLNQLGQEQLSKVMFPLGDIEKPKVREIAQKANLATASKKDSTGICFIGERNFKEFLSGYLPAQPGVMQTLDGEVKGKHDGLMYYTIGQRHGLGIGGSGDPWFAVGKDLKKNVLFVEQGFHNELLYSDSITATNISWVSDAAVSKVTCTAKFRYRQADSEVTVEMLDDQTAKVTFKEPIRAVTPGQAVVFYDGEVCLGGGTIDEVFKNGEKLWYVG
- the cymR gene encoding cysteine metabolism transcriptional regulator CymR; its protein translation is MKISTKGRYGLTIMIELAKKHGEGPTSLKSIAQAHNLSEHYLEQLIAPLRNARLVKSIRGAYGGYILGDEPENITSGDIIRVLEGPISPVEVLEDEEPAKRELWIRIRDAVKDVLDNTTLEDLANHKDGDQEPYMFYI
- a CDS encoding transposase, producing MEKSDRKIRKKIRERLQSEEGRKLYSQRTCDVESVFGQIKHNQQFRRFSIRGLQKNTIEWGLLCVAHNCKKMQKTIKRTKEKEENGNQ
- a CDS encoding ATP-dependent RecD-like DNA helicase, which produces MQESADLFEENERFVKGLVKVVIFHNEQNLYSVLKVRVQETSEEIDDKEITVTGYFPTLHEDETYTFFGSFTNHPKFGLQFQTEHFRKEIPQTKEGVIQYLSSDLFKGIGKKTAEAIVDHLGESAISKILQNPAVLDAIPKVKKEKAKQLVEALVSHQGLEQVMISLNQVGFGPQLAMKIYQTYQDETLSVIQQNPYQLVQDVEGIGFIRADELGQQIGISVKSPERIKAACHYIIEQLSLQDGHVFIKLEQLIIETKKLLDHSSQERIVETEISNEIIALTEEGKVIVEEDRAYLPSLFYAEQGLVKNIKRILDQTEYEDLFPESEFLLSLGNLEERLKVQYAPTQKDAIQKALMSPMLLLTGGPGTGKTTVIKGIVELYADLHGCSLEPQDYKKEEPFPIVLVAPTGRAAKRMSEATGLPAVTIHRLLKWNGSDGFEHDENNPIAGKLLIVDEVSMVDIWIANQLFKAVPENMQVIMVGDEDQLPSVGPGQVLRDLLASSMIPTVRLTDIYRQAEGSSIIELAHEIKHGTLPTNIAVPTSDRSFIQCSQAQMKDVIEKVIKSAIKKGYTSKDIQILAPMYRGPAGIDQLNKLVQELFNPKASTKRELKFGDVVYRNGDKILQLVNQPDQNVFNGDIGEIVSIFYAKENTEKEDMIVISFDGNEVTYTKQDFHQFTHAFCCSIHKSQGSEFPIVILPILKSYFRMLRRNLIYTAITRSKRSLILCGEREALQWGISNNDSSERQTSLKRKLSGNEEVDELQKHLPFPVKDANIGMENITPYDFMVES
- a CDS encoding YczE/YyaS/YitT family protein, coding for MKRNKDVVKNLLRWIIFFVGLLIMSLGIVLTIKADLGVSSWDVLHIGLYYQFGLTIGSWTIIMGGLVLLGATILMKKRPQLGAFINMLTIGIFIDMFLFLPFLQTPKSFFGQLIMLVVGVVILGYGMGLYISAKCGAGPRDSLMIALVDKTGKSISSIRGTLEIIVLAVGWLLGGPVFIGTIVTTLSLGYIAGIMIPFCERTTNHLFLKLFEPNNTVHETYLDKRA
- a CDS encoding cysteine desulfurase family protein produces the protein MKRIYLDHAATSPMHPEVAEKMLVLMKESFGNPSSIHSFGRDARRILDESRRSLAKSIGAKPSELIFTSGGTEADNLAVIGTAFANKTLGNHIITTEIEHHAVLHACKFLEKNGFNVTYLPVDKSGYISVEQVKSNLTDQTILVSVMYGNNEVGTIQPIKEIGEVLKDHQAYFHTDAVQAYGIERLHVGELGVDLLTASSHKINGPKGVGFLYVRSGISLQPSLYGGEQELKRRAGTENVPGIYGFSLAASLSIKEPSQKQEFYQQCKDIMISVFKEQHLDYDVNSPSQGLAHVLNVYFPNTHIESLLVNLDISGIAASSGSACTAGSVDPSHVLVSMFGKDSDRLTSSVRFSFGYGTTLEDVRYAANEISKIVKRVTA
- a CDS encoding tetratricopeptide repeat protein, encoding MEHNQHGIEEMQKGHFEEAATAFSKAIEENPEDPISYINFGNLLSAVNEPEKALKFYEKAIEIDKDAATAFYGAGNVYFNQDNFNEAKNMYEKALKKGLDHSDVYFMLGMSFMNLEQNRLALPYLQRATELNSEDTDAKFQYGLCLAQHEMIDEAITQFNDVIQVDEKHADAFYNLGVAHAFKENQELAITMLEKALSIQPDHLLAGHALKIINSSIE